A single region of the Penaeus monodon isolate SGIC_2016 chromosome 18, NSTDA_Pmon_1, whole genome shotgun sequence genome encodes:
- the LOC119584388 gene encoding LOW QUALITY PROTEIN: daf-12-interacting protein 1-like (The sequence of the model RefSeq protein was modified relative to this genomic sequence to represent the inferred CDS: inserted 2 bases in 2 codons) produces the protein MDSSLQRELDETTPRKSLRQQLRVLPPQETPAILKEGRREKRTKRKDAVSPSEVSPKRAKGNIEATNLHAQVLRQRLQLSRRSLDQSLNVSNIRGANQTYADLSISDSGDSFINESINLETAARFRKKRTRALESASQPELPFDALMKKTSLNKNLRSKGKLCQSEFGPFVQVNGESSLSESINLEKATRFRKKRSKPLESASQPELSSNVVAKKPATGKKAEGKMESSVFLHSDKTYGDISDSLLESSNDSINLEAARKMRHPSRREKVVLSQPDPNLPPLITPKKGKGSSYENKSPKWKSPEHFASPRGKEEKMPDSPVAIPTSQPASHQDNTYDLDSADESLENVKAATRRRFGRKAPPVELNLTSLMKNLKKSQLETVEDESEEKEREEKQSSETESAALQEEENMEDESSQIMFTLDSSSEKSNDDQDSQASQAIRVIPETQDDDTILIPKTQESMRESQEVDTPSSYSSNTEDLHEDLAEGGVTSIPETQESNASAGAHSTTKELIEKEEEYPDQLSPPPSFRDTVEEHQNNEASEIVHTSFIPDSDDDKDKVVESNISAAVSTLEGSPDHNRSSAGVSDMASSPLRKSMRIHMAKTDTPQKSLETEARLSEMSLGSXVQTESKSQLRANSFIGESVGDRSSPRIGRKSLPASFPGRFAGMGLESKSPRKSVGMLFSKTNLEKDLQSDSPWKNFAMKNAQVKLTRLSESQTKNLSPDRLSSLKTQSPSKRTLRRTPQKKSKELPPPGSPQPNDASLSEKKVSEEGKSKMAAQRARMHTVTIEAEVHPEEAIKAATRASPGMLPVVDSHXEPESVGSINEELQDGLARPTSEAKSRSSVLIQNTDAGDVPAEADIEEFDGVTSIADSNSKEGDDSTAENLKELASEETRLIREDKAEAEATYDRTIREMSNQSTPSRREEATETAVSDGTVEELIGEEGQTQRKYEKEIVATSDLALAAMPSQTDESDEEEEFLLPTLIRRKSVMPKVEAEMPDESLDTPSEMGEYGEVSIREPDLGDSQAAMNKQMQRTSMADDNTSITHKATLASVASNPKQMTMKEFLQKLAEKPMQAPVPTRQEGPHLASLLKYNKPQTPRKVGLRRPKAEKNPKKELPKRLSKAATRDLFSHFAKCRLTPDGLDQLLRVSEEYWKNCCSDLANFVAARGGVKEVQAKDVKKLMNRQGLVSSEEDLQILVQKYLPAEEWNHLIPTAYAKGNIYPLPPDS, from the exons ATGGACTCGTCACTTCAGCGTGAGTTGGACGAGACGACTCCCAGGAAATCCCTGCGGCAACAGCTCAGGGTCCTCCCACCACAGGAGACACCTGCTATCCTCAAGGAGGGACGCCGAGAGAAGCGGACCAAGAGGAAGGATGCTGTCTCCCCTTCAGAAGTTTCCCCTAAGCGGGCTAAAG GTAATATTGAGGCCACAAACCTGCACGCGCAGGTCCTTCGCCAACGACTGCAGCTCTCCAGGCGGTCGCTGGACCAATCCCTCAATGTGAGCAACATCAGAGGAGCAAACCAGACCTATGCAGATCTGAGCATTTCAGATAGTGGAGACTCGTTCATCAATGAGAGCATTAATCTGGAAACGGCTGCCAGGTTCCGCAAGAAGAGAACAAGAGCCCTGGAGTCAGCATCTCAGCCAGAGTTACCATTTGATGCCCTTATGAAGAAGACCAGTTTAAATAAAAACCTTAGGTCAAAGGGCAAGCTTTGCCAGTCAGAATTTGGACCCTTTGTCCAAGTCAATGGTGAGTCTTCTCTGAGTGAGAGCATTAATCTAGAGAAAGCCACCCGGTTCCGTAAGAAGAGAAGCAAGCCTCTGGAGTCTGCATCCCAGCCAGAATTGTCCTCCAATGTAGTTGCCAAGAAGCCTGCCACAGGAAAGAAGGCAGAAGGGAAGATGGAGTCAAGTGTTTTCCTCCATAGTGATAAAACCTATGGAGACATTAGTGATAGCCTACTAGAGTCTTCCAATGACAGCATCAACCTGGAAGCTGCAAGGAAAATGCGTCACCCTAGCAGGAGAGAGAAGGTAGTCCTCTCCCAGCCTGACCCAAATTTACCCCCCCTCATTACACCAAAGAAGGGAAAAGGCTCTTCTTATGAAAATAAGTCACCCAAGTGGAAGTCACCTGAACATTTTGCCTCCcctagagggaaagaagaaaaaatgccaGATTCACCTGTAGCTATACCAACAAGCCAGCCAGCTTCCCACCAAGACAATACCTATGACTTAGACAGTGCTGATGAGAGCCTTGAGAATGTAAAAGCTGCAACTAGGCGGAGGTTTGGGCGTAAAGCACCACCTGTGGAGTTAAATTTGACTTCACTCATGAAGAATTTGAAGAAGTCACAACTGGAGACAGTAGAGGATGAAtccgaggagaaagagagggaagagaaacagtCATCAGAAACTGAGAGCGCAGCTTTACAAGAGGAGGAAAACATGGAGGATGAGTCTAGCCAGATAATGTTTACTTTGGATTCAAGTAGTGAGAAAAGTAATGATGATCAGGATAGTCAAGCCTCTCAGGCCATCAGAGTGATCCCAGAAACCCAGGATGATGATACTATTCTAATTCCCAAGACCCAGGAGTCAATGAGGGAGAGCCAGGAAGTTGATACACCAAGCAGTTATTCATCTAACACTGAGGACCTGCATGAAGACCTGGCAGAGGGAGGGGTGACATCCATCCCAGAAACACAAGAGAGTAATGCCAGTGCTGGGGCCCATTCCACAACCAAGGAACTgattgagaaagaagaagaatacccAGACCAGCTATCTCCCCCACCCAGCTTCCGTGACACAGTTGAGGAGCATCAAAACAATGAGGCATCAGAGATTGTTCATACAAGCTTTATTCCTGATAGCGATGATGACAAAGATAAGGTAGTAGAGAGTAACATATCTGCAGCTGTCTCTACTCTAGAAGGATCTCCTGATCATAATAGGAGTTCTGCTGGGGTCTCAGATATGGCTTCATCTCCACTGCGGAAAAGCATGAGAATACACATGGCTAAGACAGATACTCCTCAGAAATCTTTAGAAACAGAGGCCAGATTGTCTGAGATGAGCTTGGGAT AAGTTCAGACTGAAAGCAAAAGCCAGCTTAGAGCTAATTCTTTCATTGGGGAAAGTGTAGGGGATCGTTCTTCACCAAGGATTGGAAGGAAAAGTTTGCCTGCTTCATTTCCAGGGAGATTTGCAGGGATGGGCTTGGAAAGCAAAAGTCCAAGGAAAAGTGTTGGAATGCTCTTTTCAAAAACCAATTTAGAGAAAGATTTGCAGAGTGACAGTCCATGGAAAAATTTTGCAATGAAAAATGCTCAGGTGAAACTAACAAGACTATCTGAAAGTCAGACCAAAAATCTTTCACCAGACAGATTATCTAGTCTCAAAACACAGTCCCCTTCAAAGCGCACCCTAAGGAGAACCCCTCAAAAGAAGAGCAAAGAGTTGCCACCTCCAGGCTCCCCTCAGCCAAATGATGCATCCTTAAGTGAGAAAAAAGTATCTGAAGAAGGGAAATCAAAGATGGCTGCTCAAAGGGCTAGGATGCACACAGTCACCATTGAAGCTGAAGTCCACCCAGAAGAGGCCATTAAAGCAGCAACAAGAGCCTCTCCAGGGATGTTACCTGTTGTAGATTCAC AAGAGCCTGAGTCAGTAGGAAGCATCAATGAAGAGCTTCAGGATGGCTTGGCAAGACCCACCTCAGAGGCAAAGAGTAGATCGTCAGTACTAATTCAGAATACTGATGCAGGGGATGTTCCAGCAGAGGCAGACATTGAAGAGTTTGATGGGGTTACATCCATTGCAGACAGCAACAGCAAAGAAGGTGATGACTCCACTGCGGAAAATCTGAAAGAGCTAGCAAGTGAGGAGACTAGACTGATAAGAGAAGATAAGGCTGAGGCAGAGGCAACTTATGATAGGACAATAAGAGAGATGTCTAATCAAAGCACACCCAGCAGAAGGGAAGAGGCAACAGAGACAGCTGTTTCTGATGGCACTGTAGAAGAACTGATAGGAGAGGAGGGTCAGACTCAAAGGAAATATGAGAAAGAGATTGTGGCAACATCAGATCTCGCCCTAGCAGCCATGCCAAGCCAGACAGATGAgagtgacgaagaagaagaattctTGTTGCCAACACTAATCAGAAGAAAAAGTGTGATGCCAAAAGTGGAAGCAGAGATGCCAGATGAGAGTTTGGATACACCCAGTGAGATGGGAGAATATGGGGAGGTCTCCATAAGGGAGCCAGATCTAGGTGACTCCCAGGCTGCTATGAACAAGCAGATGCAGAGGACATCAATGGCTGATGATAACACATCCATCACCCACAAGGCCACACTAGCCAGTGTTGCATCCAACCCAAAGCAGATGACAATGAAGGAGTTCTTGCAGAAGTTGGCAGAAAAGCCAATGCAGGCTCCAGTCCCCACTAGGCAAGAAGGTCCACATCTGGCTTCTCTACTAAAGTATAACAAGCCTCAGACACCCAGGAAAGTTGGCCTCAGACGCCCCAAGGCTGAAAAGAATCCAAAGAAGGAGCTCCCAAAGAGACTCTCCAAAGCTGCAACTAGAGACTTGTTCTCACACTTTGCCAAATGCAGGCTCACTCCTGATGGCTTAGACCAGCTGCTAAGAGTGAGTGAAGAGTACTGGAAGAACTGCTGCTCAGACTTGGCCAACTTTGTGGCAGCAAGAGGGGGAGTGAAAGAAGTACAGGCCAAGGATGTGAAGAAGCTGATGAATCGTCAGGGACTTGTGTCTTCAGAGGAGGACTTACAGATCCTAGTTCAGAAGTACCTTCCTGCTGAGGAGTGGAACCACCTTATCCCAACGGCATATGCAAAGGGGAACATATACCCACTCCCTCCTGATTCATAG
- the LOC119584389 gene encoding uncharacterized protein LOC119584389, whose protein sequence is MEDYLEISLKEEISSCDSDGVSSSNRDEDEEEDYEEQQAGECFEEEPGSEDAFFQVGKRFDTLEELEEAQQQYQYANYCELWKRDVRTLESAKKRAPKRVNMAKTALRYYSVKLSCKFGGKAPVQRTDKKRSSCSFRQGCPFEVYLRLSPDGNALEVLNVNDIHNHALTRDAFRPHPQPHITEAERYARALRTALSLASSACAGGMKLFSIRISQMNGLLRQWRSNDGHSGQAGREADEVLDHFLTRLGDKEIKDALQISSKRIKLKVQRSRNGREGECGYTTEESVIKTKTSETVTDKQPDSRVVTRISKRGRPRGKDPPALSPPQSAKKTKQDTDEGQPKPFRKLRGERETPSYA, encoded by the exons ATGGAGGACTATCTGGAAATCTCACTGAAG GAAGAGATCTCATCTTGTGACAGTGACGGAGTGAGCAGCTCAAacagagatgaggatgaggaggaagattaTGAGGAGCAGCAGGCAGGGGAGTGCTTTGAGGAGGAGCCAGGGAGTGAGGATGCTTTTTTCCAGGTGGGCAAGCGCTTTGATACTctggaggagctggaggaggcaCAGCAGCAATACCAGTATGCCAACTATTGTGAACTTTGGAAGCGGGATGTGCGCACGCTGGAGTCAGCTAAGAAGCGTGCACCCAAACGAGTCAACATGGCCAAGACGGCACTCAGGTACTACTCGGTAAAACTCTCATGCAAATTTGGTGGGAAAGCACCGGTACAGAGGACTGACAAGAAGCGTTCATCCTGCTCTTTCCGCCAAGGCTGCCCCTTTGAGGTCTATCTGCGTCTCTCTCCAGATGGCAATGCTCTTGAGGTCCTCAACGTCAATGACATCCACAACCATGCACTCACCCGGGATGCCTTCCGTCCCCACCCACAGCCCCACATCACAGAAGCTGAACGGTATGCCCGTGCCTTACGCACTGCCCTCAGCTTGGCCTCCAGTGCATGTGCTGGAGGGATGAAGCTCTTCAGCATTAGAATTAGCCAGATGAATGGCCTATTGCGCCAGTGGAGGAGCAATGATGGCCACAGTGGTCAGGCCGGCAGGGAGGCTGATGAGGTCCTCGACCACTTCCTCACCCGCTTAGGGGACAAAGAAATTAAAGATGCACTGCAGATATCCAGCAAAAGAATAAAGTTGAAAGTCCAAAGGTCAAGGAAtggtagggagggagagtgtggatACACAACAGAAGAGTCTGTGATAAAGACCAAGACAAGTGAGACAGTGACTGACAAACAGCCAGACAGTAGAGTTGTAACCAGAATAAGTAAGAGAGGGCGACCTAGAGGAAAGGATCCGCCAGCCCTGAGTCCACCCCAAAGTGCCAAGAAGACAAAACAGGACACTGATGAGGGCCAGCCAAAGCCCTTTCGAAAGCTGCGTGGTGAGAGAGAAACACCGAGTTATGCTTGA